The Natronosporangium hydrolyticum nucleotide sequence TCGGTACGGTGGCCGGCCCGCACCCGTTCCCGACGATGGTGCGCGACTTCGTCCGCGGCATCGGGGTGGAGGCGCGGGAGCAGTGCGTGGCGCTCACCGGCGACCTGCCGGACGCGGTCACCGCCTGCGTCGGTGGCGGCTCGAACGCGATCGGCGCCTTCCACGCCTTCCTCGACGACGCCGAGGTGCGGCTCTACGGCTTCGAGGCCGGTGGCGACGGGGTGGAGACCGGCCGCCACGCCGCCGCGATCGGCGCTGGCGGCGCCGGGGTGCTGCACGGCGCCCGTAGCTACGTGATGCAGGACGAGGACGGGCAGACGGTCGAGTCGCACTCGATCTCGGCCGGGCTGGACTACCCGTCGGTCGGGCCGGAGCACGCCTGGCTGCACGACACCGGCCGGGCGATCTACCAGTCGGTGACCGACACCGAGGCGATGGACGCGTTCGCGCTGCTGTGCCGTACCGAGGGGATCATCCCCGCGATCGAGAGCGCGCACGCCCTCGCCGGCACCCGGCGGATCATCCCGGAGCTCGCCGCGGAGCTGGGCCGGCCGCCGGTCGTGATCGTGACCCTCTCGGGCCGGGGAGACAAAGACATGGCCACCGCCGCCCGGTGGTTCCAGCTGCTGGATGGCGAATCATGAGCGTATCGGTGGCGTTCGAGAAGGCGAAGGCCGAGCAACGGGCCGCGCTCGTCGGCTACCTGCCGGCGGGGTTCCCGAGTGTCGACGGCGGGATCGCCGCGATCCGGGCGATGGTCGGCGCCGGGGTGGACGTGGTCGAGGTGGGGTTGCCCTACTCGGACCCGGTGATGGACGGCCCGGTGATTCAGCGCGCCACTGAGCGGGCGCTCGCTGCCGGGCTGCGCACCGCCGACGTGCTGCGGACGGTCGAGGCGGTGGCGGACGCGGGTGCTTCGGTGCTGGTGATGACCTACTGGGCGCCGGTGGAGCGGTACGGGGTGGACCGGTTCGCCCGGGATCTCGCGGCCGCCGGCGGCGCCGGCTTGATCACCCCGGATCTGATCCCGGAGGAGGCAGCGGAGTGGTTGGCCGCGGCCGACGCGTACGGCCTGGACCGGGTCTTCCTGGTCGCGCCGTCCTCGACCGATGAGCGGCTGGCGCTGACTACCCGGCACTGTCGCGGGTTCGTCTATGCGGCGGCGTTGATGGGGGTGACCGGGGTTCGTGACCAGGTCTCGGACGCCGCTCCGGAGCTGGTCGGCCGGGTCCGGGCGGCGGCTCCGGCGCTGCCGGTGGGGGTGGGCCTCGGGGTCCGGGACGGGGTCCAGGCCGCGGCGGTGGGGCGGTACGCCGACGCCGTGATCGTCGGCAGTGCGCTGGTGGACCGGCTGCTGTCGGCCCCGGATGCGGCGAGCGGGGTGGCGTCGCTGAGGCAATTGAGCGAGGAACTCGCCGCCGGGGTCAGGGCGGCGCGGCCGTAGTAGGGCCCCGCGTCACTGCCCGTCGCGGCGTAGCGTGCGCAGCACCCCGGAGCGGCCGGCGAGCGCGTCTTCGATGGCGGCACGGGTGGTGGCGGTAGTCGGCTCCGGCAGCATCGCCGCCTCATGCCAGGAGAGTCGAGAGATCCATGCCGGCGCGTTGACGGTCGCGTCGCCGGTGCAGCGCCCACGGAAGACGTGCATCAGCACGTCTGGCAGGTCTTCGCCGCGGGCGTCGTCGCTGTCTCCGGTCACCTGATAGAGGCCGACCAGGTCGACGATCTGGGTCTCCATGCCGGTCTCTTCGCGGATGTCCCGCACCGCGGCGGCCATCGGAGTCTCGTCGTTGCGGATCCGACCGCCGGGAAGGACCCATAGCCGGTGGCCCTGCCGCTGTTGGCAGAGCAGCACCCGACCGGCCGGGTCGGTGAGTACGGCGCCGACCGCCGATGCCAAGCTGCTCATGGGGCCAGCCTAGGTGGTCTACGGGCCCGCCGGTACGCCACTCGGAGTAACTGTTGCATCTGCGTAGTGTGGCGATGGCCTGGTGGCCCACAGTGCCCTGCTCGCGAGGTAGCGTATGGAGCCGTGACACTCGCGTCGATCCCCAGCCCGACCACCGCCGTGTGGGATCTGGGCCCGGTCCCCGTTCGTGCCTATGCGCTCTTCATCGTGCTCGGCATTGTGCTCGCCTGCGTGGTGACCGAGCTCCGGCTTCGCGCTCGCGGCGCGCCGCGATGGGCGGTGCTCGACATCGCGGTCTGGGCGGTTCCGTTCGGGATCGTCGGCGCGCGGCTCTACCACGTCATCACCTCGCCCGACCGGTTCTTCGGCGAAGACGGCGAGCTGGCCGCCATCATCCGGGTGTGGGAAGGCGGGCTCGGCATCTGGGGCGCGATCGCTGGCGGTGCGCTCGGTGCCTGGCTGGCCTGCCGGCAGCTGAAACTGCCGTTCCTGATGGTCGCCGACGCCGCCGCGGTGGGGATTCCGCTGGCGCAGGCGGTCGGCCGGATCGGCAACTGGTTCAACAACGAGCTATACGGCGCCGAGACCACCCTCCCCTGGGGGCTGGAGGTCCACCGCATGGTCAACGGTCAGGCGGTGCCTGACCCGGTGACCGGCGAGAGCGCGCTGCCCGGGCTGTACCACCCCACCTTCCTCTACGAGGCGCTCTGGTGTGTCGGCGTCGCGGTCCTGGTGTGGCTGGTGGGCAAGCAGTTGCGGCTGGGCGCCGGACGCCAGTTCGCGCTCTATGTGATGGCCTACACCGCCGGCCGGGCCTGGATCGAGATGTTGCGGATCGACGACACCAGCGAGGTGCCGGTGCCCGGCGCCGCCGACACCGTGATGACCGTGCTGGGTCTGCGGGTCAACGTCTGGGTGGCGGCAGGGGTGTTCCTCGCCGCGCTGGTCTACTTCATCATGGTGCGCGGCCCGCAGGAGTTCCTGGTGCAGCGAGCGGAGGGCGAGGGTTTCGAGGTCGTCACCGAGGAGGAGTTCCGCGCCCATCAGGCTGCCGCCGGCGATCCGGAGGTGGCCGCGGAGACCCACGGCGGCCCGCCGGGGCAGCGCGACGCGGCGACCGCGGAGTCGTCCGAACCCACAAGTCCCGGCCCCGACCGAGACTAGCGGGCTGCTCGATGGCTTCGACACGATCGGCGGTAGTGGTCGGCGCGGGGATCGCCGGGCTGGCGGTCGCTGGCGCGCTGGCGGGCACCGGTTGGCGGGTGACCCTGCTGGAGCGCCAGGACCGGCTGCGGGCCGCGCCGACCGCCATGCTGCTCTGGCCCTCCGGGGTGCAGGCGTTGCAGGCGCTCGGGCTCGCCTCCGGCCTGGATGCGATCGCCACGCCGGTGCCTGACCGGGGGCTGCGGCGCCCCGATGGGCGGTGGTTGGTCGAGCCGGACCCCGCGAGTGATCGGGGTAGCGCTCAACTGGTGCACGCGGAGGATCTGCACGACGCGTTGGTGGCTGGGCTCAGTGACCGCGTGGAGCTGCGTACCGGGGTGCGGGTCCGGGGCGTGGCCCCCGGCGCGACGGCTGCGGTCACCGACGGTGATCAGACCTGGGGCGCGGATCTGGTGGTCGCCGCCGACGGCGTGGACAGCGTGCTGCGGGAGCGGGTAGCCCCCCGGTGCCGGACCGTCTCTGCCGGCGCCACCGCGTGGCGGGCGATGATCCCGTGGTTCAGAGCTCCCGAGCTGCCGCCTGATCTCGCCGCTGGCGGGCTCACCATCTCCGCTGGCGGTCCGGCCACCGGCGGTTACCAATTCTTCATGGCCTCGCTCGGCCGCCGGGGCGCTGCGGGCGCGGGCAGCCGGGGTGGCCGCTACTGGCGCGCCACCGTCGTCGGTGCCCCGCGGCCGGAGCCGCCGGAGACTCAGCTCACGTTGCTGCGTCGCTGGTTCGCCGGGTGGCACGAGCCGGTCGGTGAGTTGTTGGCCGCCACCGAGCCCGGTGACCTGGTCCAGCAGGAGTTACGGACGGTGCATCCGATGCCGCCGCGGTATGCGACCGCGCTCGGGGCCGGAGCCTTGGCGTTGCTCGGCGATGCCGGCCACAGCCTGCCCGAGCATCTGGGCTTCGGTGGTTGCCTGGCGCTGGAGGACGCGGCCACGCTGGTGGCGAAGGTGCAGGGGGCGGCGCCCGGCGCGCCGCTACAGACGGCGGTGGCCGCGTACAGCGCCGCCCGCCGGCCGCGGTTGGCGCAGGTGCAGCGGCGTTCCCGCCGGTTGGCCGCCACCGGCCCGGTGGCGCGGCTCGGGCTGGTGCAGGCTCGCCGGCGGGACCAAGCGGTGGCCGCGACAACGAGTTGGCAGCCGCCGATGGCTGCTGACCCGTCGTGAGCAGCCGTCGAAGCCGGGTAGGCTGGCCGCCGAGCACGTTACCGTAGACTAGGAGACCCCCTCTAGACTGCATCTTCCAGGGCCGATGACGTCCCTGCCGCACCATTAGCAGCGACGTCAGGAGGCCTTGTGGCGCACCGGCATCTTCCGCTACCCCAAGGGCTGTACGACCCACGCGAGGAGCATGACTCCTGCGGCGTGGCGATGGTGGCCGACCTTCACGGTCGGCGCGCCCACCAGGTGGTGCAGCATGGGTTGACCGCACTGCGTCGGCTCGATCACCGGGGTGCTCGGGGCGCCGAGCCGAACACCGGTGATGGCGCCGGGATCATGTTGCAGGTGCCGGACCTGTTCTGTCGCGCGGTGGTGGACTTCGATCTGCCGCCGCCCGGTGAGTACGCTACCGGCCTGGTCTTTCTGCCCGCCGATGCGACGGCCGCCGCCACCGCGGTGCGGGTGTTCGAGAAGTACGCGCTGGTGGAGGGCGCGACCATCCTGGGTTGGCGGGACGTGCCTACCGACCCGACCGGGCTTGGCGAGACGGCGCTGGCGGCGCAGCCGCGGATCCGGCAGGTCTTCCTCTCGGGCCAGCGTCTGACCAGCTCGATCGACGGCGCCGCCGGGGAGTCGTTGGCCGGCTTGGAGCTGGAGCGGATGGCGTGGTGCATCCGGAAGCAGACCGAGCGGGAGAGCCGGCAACGCGGCGCCCCGGCCTACTTTCCGTCCCTGTCCGGGCGCACCATCGTCTACAAGGGCATGCTCACCCCCGACCAGGTTTCTTCCTACTTCCCGGATCTGAGCGATCCGCGGGTCGAGTCGGCGATCGCGCTGGTCCACTCGCGCTTCTCCACCAACACTTTTCCTTCCTGGCCGTTGGCCCACCCGTACCGGCTGGTCGCCCACAACGGTGAATTCAACACCATCCGGGGCAACAAAAACTGGATGGCGGCGCGGGAGGCCCTGCTGCGCACCGCCAGTATCCCGGGCGATCTGCGGCGGGTCTTCCCGATCTGCAACCCGGACGGCTCCGACTCGGCCAACTTCGACGAGGTGTTGGAGCTGCTGCATCTCAGCGGCCGTAGCCTGCCTCACGCGGTGCTGATGATGATCCCGGAGGCGTGGGAGAACGACCCGGCGATGGACCCGGCGCAGCGGGCCTTCTACCGTTTCCACGCCTGTCTGATGGAGCCGTGGGACGGCCCCGCCAGCGTCGCCTTCTCCGACGGGACGCTCGCGGGCGCGGTGCTGGACCGGAACGGCCTGCGGCCGGGGCGTTGGTGGCGCACCCGCGACGACCTGGTGGTGCTGGGCAGCGAGGCCGGCGTACTGGCGGTGGATCCGGCCGAGGTGGTGGCGAAGGGCCGGCTGCGGCCGGGGCGCATGTTCCTGGTGGATACCGCCGCTGGTCGGATCGTGGAAGACGACGAGATCAAGGCGGAGCTGGCCGCGGCGGCGCCGTACGACGACTGGCTGCACGCCGGCCTGATCGAGTTGGCTGACCTGCCCGAGCGGGAACACACCGTCTACACCCACGATTCGGTGCAGCGCCGGCAGCAGACCTTCGGCTACACCGAGGAAGAACTGAAGGTGTTGCTGGCCCCGATGGCTCGGACCGGGGTGGAGCCGTTGGGTTCGATGGGGACCGACACCCCGGTGTCGCCGTTGTCGACCCGGCCGCGGTTGCTCTACGACTATTTCCACCAGCTCTTCGCGCAGGTCACCAACCCGCCGTTGGACGCTATCCGGGAAGAGCTGGTAACCAGCCTCGCCACCACTATGGGGCCGGAGGGCAACCTGCTCGACCCGGGACCGGCGAGCTGCCGGCAGTTGGTGATGCCCTACCCGATCATCGACAATGATGAGTTGGCGAAGCTGCTCTCCATCGACGACGACGGCGACCTGCCGGGGTTCAAGTCGGTCCGGGTCTCCGGGCTGTACCCGCTGCGGGACGGCGCTGCCGGGCTGAAGCGCCGGCTGGTGGAGATCTGCCGGCACGTCTCGGAGGCGATCGAGGACGGGGTGCGGATCCTGGTGCTCTCCGACCGGGACTCCACCGCGGAGCTGGGGCCGGTGCCGTCGTTGCTGCTCACCGCGGTGGTGCATCAGCATCTGGTGCGGGAGCAGACCCGTACCCAGGTGGCGCTGGTGGTGGAGTCCGGGGATTGCCGGGAGGTTCACCATGCCGCCTGCCTGATCGGTTACGGCGCCGCGGCGGTCAATCCGTACCTGGCCTTCGAGACGGTGGAGGATCTGATCGCCCGGTCCCGCGCGGTCGATGGTGCCGCGACCGGGCTGTTGCCGGATCTCGACCCGGTGCAGGGGGTCCGCAACTACGTCAAGGCGTTGGGCAAGGGCGTCCTTAAGATCATGTCCAAGATGGGCATCTCC carries:
- the trpB gene encoding tryptophan synthase subunit beta — its product is MSTALGLAEAEGRFGRYGGRFVPEALIAALEEVETAYRAAQADTDFQVEFAAMLRDYAGCPSRLYEATRLSAELGGRVLLKREDLNHTGAHKLRNVLGQGLLAKRMGKPRLIAETGAGQHGVATATVAAYLNLSCTVYMGEVDTERQALNVARMRMLGATVVPVRTGSRTLKDAINEAMRDWVTNVADTHYLLGTVAGPHPFPTMVRDFVRGIGVEAREQCVALTGDLPDAVTACVGGGSNAIGAFHAFLDDAEVRLYGFEAGGDGVETGRHAAAIGAGGAGVLHGARSYVMQDEDGQTVESHSISAGLDYPSVGPEHAWLHDTGRAIYQSVTDTEAMDAFALLCRTEGIIPAIESAHALAGTRRIIPELAAELGRPPVVIVTLSGRGDKDMATAARWFQLLDGES
- a CDS encoding FAD-dependent oxidoreductase, whose product is MASTRSAVVVGAGIAGLAVAGALAGTGWRVTLLERQDRLRAAPTAMLLWPSGVQALQALGLASGLDAIATPVPDRGLRRPDGRWLVEPDPASDRGSAQLVHAEDLHDALVAGLSDRVELRTGVRVRGVAPGATAAVTDGDQTWGADLVVAADGVDSVLRERVAPRCRTVSAGATAWRAMIPWFRAPELPPDLAAGGLTISAGGPATGGYQFFMASLGRRGAAGAGSRGGRYWRATVVGAPRPEPPETQLTLLRRWFAGWHEPVGELLAATEPGDLVQQELRTVHPMPPRYATALGAGALALLGDAGHSLPEHLGFGGCLALEDAATLVAKVQGAAPGAPLQTAVAAYSAARRPRLAQVQRRSRRLAATGPVARLGLVQARRRDQAVAATTSWQPPMAADPS
- a CDS encoding NUDIX hydrolase, translating into MSSLASAVGAVLTDPAGRVLLCQQRQGHRLWVLPGGRIRNDETPMAAAVRDIREETGMETQIVDLVGLYQVTGDSDDARGEDLPDVLMHVFRGRCTGDATVNAPAWISRLSWHEAAMLPEPTTATTRAAIEDALAGRSGVLRTLRRDGQ
- the lgt gene encoding prolipoprotein diacylglyceryl transferase, which encodes MTLASIPSPTTAVWDLGPVPVRAYALFIVLGIVLACVVTELRLRARGAPRWAVLDIAVWAVPFGIVGARLYHVITSPDRFFGEDGELAAIIRVWEGGLGIWGAIAGGALGAWLACRQLKLPFLMVADAAAVGIPLAQAVGRIGNWFNNELYGAETTLPWGLEVHRMVNGQAVPDPVTGESALPGLYHPTFLYEALWCVGVAVLVWLVGKQLRLGAGRQFALYVMAYTAGRAWIEMLRIDDTSEVPVPGAADTVMTVLGLRVNVWVAAGVFLAALVYFIMVRGPQEFLVQRAEGEGFEVVTEEEFRAHQAAAGDPEVAAETHGGPPGQRDAATAESSEPTSPGPDRD
- the trpA gene encoding tryptophan synthase subunit alpha, whose amino-acid sequence is MSVSVAFEKAKAEQRAALVGYLPAGFPSVDGGIAAIRAMVGAGVDVVEVGLPYSDPVMDGPVIQRATERALAAGLRTADVLRTVEAVADAGASVLVMTYWAPVERYGVDRFARDLAAAGGAGLITPDLIPEEAAEWLAAADAYGLDRVFLVAPSSTDERLALTTRHCRGFVYAAALMGVTGVRDQVSDAAPELVGRVRAAAPALPVGVGLGVRDGVQAAAVGRYADAVIVGSALVDRLLSAPDAASGVASLRQLSEELAAGVRAARP